In a genomic window of Colius striatus isolate bColStr4 chromosome 2, bColStr4.1.hap1, whole genome shotgun sequence:
- the CEP68 gene encoding centrosomal protein of 68 kDa, whose translation MAVDVGKSLLSGSLSGKAAGDGSWGCTEVETGYPGLASSLRRLVGPEEAEPCPRGTGSLASSGLGHLATSVTQGGLSYYQEVSSASESRFPRARTSFSETDTLISRAADRRDVPLRVSHQFLSLEEQQVKASGCWEPVSSPPSRRSSAEESVLAGSGDNACPSQRSQSLGPQSPFCSTPELLQPQTLPSPEHTLRSCSASSFSTLSSEDKGLSEEPSQSLAASTNEPSPAARASRGLHSGWGAAEGGVLRAHRPFSPLLRDCVTTGHFRGMSSYQADYWACAIPDSLPPSPDRRSPHWNPNKEYEDLLDYAYPLKPRYKLGKMPEPFLHDSGIGLDSFPVSPEGTLRSTSIYGRGGQARGSGENGCWGFVASTDRFSTLGPGKRDCSGPGSYCEPSAAAKASFTKSASPHPSRGFASDVTTESAAPGSSGHPAADGRSWCARGSPFPNYKGQVESTNRFLSTTKVLPLRKEWEGDEEFLSLPPRLWELERLAQFLSSVSLTVRTPGHDHRDLRRLSDSRQPPPSARAPFGEAGGRDRGSSEDCAGLWQPCSTRKPSWDSTDPCGRIRRDPLQGLHLPPSVRDTLDRLYLNEPRLPGHPKKRQQSESLAQCVKMFCCQLEELIRWLYRVADTTDGWVPPSPNTEGLKASLHRCLEFKKDVADHRSLTESVLERGEALLDCMASSSPALKDTLGLIVQQSAALETRAQHLYESVLAATGPGQGQAATQAQGLRVLPRSDLGSASQSRDS comes from the exons ATGGCTGTGGATGTTGGAAAGTCCCTTTTGTCAGGCTCACTGAGCGGGAAGGCTGCGGGTGAtggcagctggggctgcacagAGGTGGAGACGGGCTACCCAGGGCTGGCCAGCAGCCTGCGCCGCCTGGTAGGGCCAGAGGAAGCCGAGCCCTGCCCGCGAGGGACAGGCAGCCTGGCAAGCAGTGGACTCGGTCACCTGGCCACCAGCGTTACTCAGGGAGGCCTGAGCTACTACCAAGAAGTGTCTTCAGCGTCTGAGTCCAGATTTCCCAGAGCAAGGACAAGCTTCTCGGAGACAGACACCTTAATTTCCAGAGCTGCCGACCGCCGCGATGTGCCTCTTCGTGTCAGCCACCAGTTCCTCTCCCTGGAAGAGCAGCAG GTGAAGGCATCAGGCTGCTGGGAGCCGGTGAGCAGCCCTCCCAGCCGgcgcagctctgcagaggagagCGTCCTTGCTGGCAGTGGCGACAACGCCTGTCCCAGCCAGCGAAGCCAAAGTCTGGGACCTCAGTCCCCATTTTGCTCCACCccagagctcctgcagccccaaaccctccccagcCCCGAGCACACCCTGCGGAGCTGCTCTGCATCAAGCTTCTCCACTCTGTCTTCAGAAGACAAAGGCCTCTCCGAGGAGCCGTCCCAGAGCCTGGCGGCCAGCACCAACGAGCCTTCTCCTGCAGCCAGGGCCAGCCGGGGCCTGCACAGCGGCTGGGGTGCTGCAGAAGGTGGGGTGCTGCGGGCACACAGGCCCTTCAGTCCCCTGCTCCGTGACTGTGTGACCACAGGGCACTTCAGAGGGATGTCGTCCTACCAGGCCGATTACTGGGCATGTGCCATACCAGATTCCTTACCCCCGTCCCCGGACCGTCGCTCACCCCACTGGAACCCCAATAAGGAGTACGAGGACCTGCTGGATTATGCTTATCCACTGAAGCCAAGGTACAAGCTGGGAAAGATGCCAGAACCTTTCCTCCACGACTCAGGAATAGGTTTGGACAGCTTCCCTGTTTCCCCCGAGGGCACGTTGAGATCTACCAGCATCTACGGCCGAGGTGGGCAGGCTCGGGGAAGTGGAGAAAATGGGTGTTGGGGGTTTGTGGCTTCCACAGACAGGTTCTCCACCCTGGGGCCTGGAAAAAGAGACTGCTCAGGACCTGGCTCGTACTGTGAACCTTCAGCTGCTGCGAAAGCATCCTTCACAAAGAGTGCTTCCCCTCATCCTTCTAGAGGTTTTGCTTCAGATGTAACAACAGAGTCAGCTGCGCCTGGTTCATCTGGCCACCCTGCTGCGGATGGGAGGAGCTGGTGTGCCAGAGGGAGCCCCTTCCCAAACTACAAAGGGCAGGTGGAAAGCACAAATAGGTTTTTATCTACAACAAAAGTGCTTCCTCTGAGGAAAGAGTGGGAAGGTGATGAAGAGTTTCTCTCCCTGCCTCCGAGACTGTGGGAGCTGGAAAGGCTGGCTCAGTTTTTGTCCAGTGTTTCCTTAACTGTAAGGACACCTGGGCACGACCACAGGGACCTGCGACGTCTCAGCGACAGCAGGCAGCCCCCTCCATCTGCACGGGCTCCTTTCGGAGAAGCAGGGGGCAGGGACAGAGGGAGCAGTGAGGACTGTGCTGGGCtatggcagccctgcagcacccgAAAGCCCAGCTGGGACAGCACCGACCCGTGTGGCCGGATCCGCAGGGATCCTCTGCAGGGGCTCCATCTACCCCCCAGTGTCAGGGACACGTTGGATAGGCTGTACCTGAATGAACCGCGGCTCCCGGGGCATCCCaagaagaggcagcagagcGAGTCCCTTGCCCAGTGTGTTAAG ATGTTCTGCTGCCAGCTGGAAGAGCTCATTCGTTGGCTGTACCGTGTCGCAGACACCACGGACGGCTGGGTGCCCCCTTCACCCAACACTGAGGGCCTGAAGGCATCGCTGCACCGCTGCCTG gAGTTCAAGAAGGACGTGGCCGACCACCGGAGCCTGACGGAGAGCGTCCTGGAGAGGGGAGAGGCTCTCCTCGACTGCATGGCGTCCAGCTCACCAG CTCTGAAGGACACGCTGGGTCTGATTGTGCAGCAGTCAGCAGCGCTGGAAACCCGCGCCCAGCACCTCTACGAGTCGGTCCTGGCGGCCACCGGCCCCGGGCAGGGCCAGGCCGCGACACAGGCCCAGGGGCTGCGG GTGCTGCCTCGGTCAGACCTGGGCTCTGCCAGCCAGTCTCGGGACAGCTGA
- the RAB1A gene encoding ras-related protein Rab-1A, with protein MSSMNPEYDYLFKLLLIGDSGVGKSCLLLRFADDTYTESYISTIGVDFKIRTIELDGKTIKLQIWDTAGQERFRTITSSYYRGAHGIIVVYDVTDQESFNNVKQWLQEIDRYASENVNKLLVGNKCDLTTKKVVDYTTAKEFADSLGIPFLETSAKNATNVEQSFMTMAAEIKKRMGPGATAGGAEKSNVKIQSTPVKQSSGGCC; from the exons TGACTATTTATTCAAGCTACTTCTGATTGGAGACTCCGGTGTTGGGAAATCTTGCCTTCTACTTCGGTTTGCA GATGACACGTACACAGAAAGTTACATCAGCACGATTGGTGTGGACTTCAAAATCAGAACTATAGAACTAGATGGGAAAACAATCAAGCTTCAGATA TGGGACACGGCAGGGCAGGAGAGGTTTCGAACCATCACTTCCAGTTACTATAGAGGTGCTCACGGCATCATAGTGGTGTATGATGTTACAGATCAG GAGTCTTTCAATAATGTAAAACAGTGGCTGCAGGAGATAGACCGTTATGCCAGTGAAAACGTCAACAAGTTGTTGGTGGGGAACAAGTGTGATCTGACCACAAAGAAAGTAGTAGACTATACAACAGCAAAG GAATTTGCAGATTCCCTTGGAATTCCATTTTTGGAAACCAGTGCAAAGAATGCCACAAATGTAGAACAGTCTTTCATGACCATGGCTGCTGAGATTAAAAAACGAATGGGCCCGGGAGCGACAGCTGGCGGTGCAGAGAAGTCCAACGTTAAAATCCAGAGCACTCCAGTCAAGCAGTCTAGCGGAGGTTGCTGCTAA